The Elaeis guineensis isolate ETL-2024a chromosome 12, EG11, whole genome shotgun sequence sequence CAAAGGAAAATACTTTTGAGAGACTTATTAGTGCACATGAAAAATCCTGAGGCCTACTATGCAGGCTTGGCAACTGTTCATACAATCAACCTGTTCAGTGCAACATTTTCCATAACTTACATCAATCCCCTCATGCCACATGGCAGGAGGAACTTTTGATGTGTACAAAATGGGTGTCCCTACATTACTCCAAAGCAAATGCTTCTTTGACCATATGAGTGAGAACCTTGCCACCTTGTGGCACATGTGGGACCCAAATAAAGATGGTCCACTTCTGGAAGCCTTTCTTCTATCAGGTATGTGAGGTTTATTATGTTATTGATTGCTCCTTTTCAAAATGCCTCCTAGGCATACCAGGAAACTCTCAAGTAGCCATTCATGACAATCAAGGAAATTGATCTTCTTTCCTTCTATTCCCACATTGGCAACTGTCTTGAAGGACCTAATATACTATAAGGACAGAACTATGATTTGTCATATATTTTAAGTTAACCATGATGAATCCAACATAACTGCATAAATGCATGAATATTTTTAGGGCAATCATGCTTATCTCTGCTTAAGTAAAATCTTCGCCTGAATTGTTAAAAGTTGTACTGTCGCAGTCGTTCAAATAAGACAGTTAAATGTGGGTCAAGAGTTTAATGATTAGTGTTAATGAAATATGCTTCCTTATCAGTGTCTTAAAAGGTGGCTGCAATATAGCAGTGGTCAAGGGACCATATAGTGCGATAGGTATGCATGCCACATATGGACTCATATATTGgttactatttttaaatttttaagacaaataaaATCCAATGAACATAATAAAAACAATAATGATGAGTAACATTTTCTTGGATAAATAATAACAACATTAATAACTATAACAACCCAAAGTTAATGCACACTACTAAGTATTTAATACCTCATAGTTGTAACATATGTaacatatttaaaatattaataccCATATCGGGCTTGCTGCAACCCAGATTTAGCCTAAGCATCGATTTGAACCAACTCCATCTGTGCAGACCCATATAAGGGTAGGATGCATGTAGAATGCTAAGCTGGCCGTGTATCTAGTCACATAATGCTAGGCTGTTTGCATTTGCAGCCGCATAGTGCTAAGTAGACTACCTTTTGAACCTCAGATGTGGTTTGATCGCTTATACTGACAGCATATGGGTAATGTGGTGCAGTTAGGGAGCATATCCACATGTGCAGCCATAATGCAGCCTTATGCTCCATATTTTAATCACCTTATATCCACTTTTACCCATTCCTTACAAATATTACCAGTTCGGGTCATTATATTCATCTAGATAAAGCTTATTATCTGTTGCATAAGCAATGCTTATCTAATGAAACACTTGTGTGAACCCTGGGACTTGGACTTAAGGAATATAGAATAAGGAAATTGGGTGCTGGAGATTCTATGGTCAGGATGAAGGATGATGTAGCTGGTTTTGCAAACTTTTACCATCCAATGTTTTCATACAGACACATTCCTACACCCACAGAATACTTGTAATTCAGGCACCTTTTTAACAACTGGATGTGGATTCACTCAGTACTAAGTTATgattgtttgattttcttccctcTTCCTCGTTTTCAGTGTCATTCGATTGTTTTCCTGACATATCAGCTAATCGGCTTAAGTTTTTGTCCTTTGTGATGACCCATTTGTGGTTGTTTGCCTTCAGTCGCTCATGGCTGAGTCCTGCTTCCACCACATTTAACCACCCTCACCCATTTTGTTTTCATTGGCTGTGAGTGTGGTGTAGATGTAGAGAGTGAATGTGGGTGGTGTGGGATAGCTTTTGCAAACTACGAGTGGAGGCAACAATGCCATGGATATTTTGATGTGACAAGTGGCGGATAGTGATGTTGATAATCATGTACAAGAACCAGGTGGAGTGGGGTTAAGGGTGACATTTTTCATGATGCGGCACTCGTCCTGTAGTCTGGTAATAAGAGGTTGGAAACTATGGTGCAAACTACAGAGCCTAAGACAAATCCCACCAAGGCCCGATTCCAGCCCAAAAATCAAGGCCCGAAGTGGCCTTTGTTCAAGTCATATTTTCCACTCCATGTTACCCATATAAGAGTCCCATCTCGTTCTGTTTCCAATTTGATTAGCCTGAAGTTTGGGTGGTGCTTATTTCATAGAtttgttttttattttgtaaGTTAGAATATTTAGGAATCTTATTATTAATAAACTTGCTTTGCAGGCATGCAATTTGAGTCCCTTAAGGACTCTAAGAAAGATAGACTGGGCAATTAATAAATCTGGTGTAATCATGAGTTGTGTATATGCTACTTTGAAGTATTTATAAGAAGAAATAAGGGGCATAACCTTTTTTCTAAACATGCTTTTGGGCACTGGTTGATTGCATGGAAAATTCTTTCTGCCCACTTGGTGCTTCCATAGCAACTCATGATTCAAGCAGAACCCCCATGTCTTACTATAGATTGATGTGCATCACACCAATCCCTTGCTGCTGTGGCAGGAGGATCTTCTTGAGCCATATGATTCTTTTTCCCTTACTCATTGCATCCTGTGACCTTACTGTTGATGTACTTTCTGTTGATTTCTTTGAAAATGTAAATGGCTTATGGGTTATTATCTTGTTTTATATGACTATTCAACTAATCAAGCTATGATATATGTTGCAGAGAAGGAACTACATGAGCTTGACCACAAATTCTTGTGCTCATTTTGCAACTAGACAATGGGAATATCAGCATGTTGCAAAGACTGCATGATTGAATCTTCCAGCTATTTATCTGTTTCTTGAGCCAAAATGACACTTGAAGATTTTTTCACTCTTACTGAGATGAAGGATGGGCTTTCAAATCTTGCTAGAGTTGAAGAGCTAATTTCTATGCTTCAAAAGCTAAAAGATTGCATTATAAATAATGCTGGTGATGCAGCAAGACAATGGTCAACTGTTGTAGGCACCTTAGCGGCCACAGGAAGCAAGGGATGTCTTGATCACTTTGTTCAGTTAAATGGACTTTGTTTTCTAAATCAGTGGCTTCAGGAGGCTCAGAAGTGCAGTATCAATGCCAATGACGGTGTTGTGGaagaattgataattaaactaTTAGCATTGCTTGAAAAGCTTCCAATCAACAGTGAAAAGTCAAATTCTTCTGGGGTTGGAATTACTGTTGAACGGCTCCTTAGTCACGATAACCTTCTAATCAAGGAAAGGGCAAAAATTCTGTATAATAAGTGGAAACATGCAGAAAATGCTGAGGGGAGTTGCAGTGATTCTGAGAAAGGTGAAAACAGTCATATTGAACAACCTAAACCTTCAGATAATGCACAGATTATTGAAGACGGCACATCCTCTGTATATCCTGTCTTTGGTATTTCTGCATCCAAAGGAGGAGCTGATGATGGGAGTTGTAAAGTAGAATCAGGAGGGACTGAATCCCACCAATCAGATGTTACCAGATGCTCAGACAGTTTACAGAAACCTGATTCCATTATCAGTGAGAGAACTTGTGTTCAAAATCAAACTGAGACTGCAACCTCTTCAACCTCTGCTGATGCAAATGTTACTTTAGGAGATGCCAATTCATCGGGATCATCGCTCATTTCAAACTCTTGTCAGGAGACATTATCTGTTACGGAAGAGTCTTCTGTTTGCCCTGCTGCAGGATTGCCTTCCTCTGGCACATGCAGTTCACAATTTGCTAGGGGAGAAGATGATCAACCCAATGTGTCAGTGTCGAAGGATGCTTCTGATGCTGATTGTGTTAAAGAGATGAAGGTGAATACAGTGGAAGAGAACCTATCTGAATCTGCTCAGATAGAAATATGCAATGTTCCACCATCTTCCAGTTTATCTGCTTCCGCATCTGAAGAGATTGCTGCAACAGAACCCACTGTATTGTGCAATTTAGATTCTCATAAGAATGAAGCTCATCCATTGGAGACTGGGGGACCGGAGCCAGAGATTGGGGGTGGTGACTGCAGGGTGCCAAATTGTTTGGGCAAACAGGTTGCACATGTCGCAAAGAATTTTCAAGATCTATATAGTCAATCATGCATGATTGGAAAGCTAGATGGTTCTGTTAATTCTCAACAGAGGGAGGAAGATGTCGAAAATGATGGTGGCATTAAAAATCTTGGCAGCGAGGTTGATTTAAAGCTAAGCAAAGGTGTGGTGATTCCCTGTCATTCTTCCAAAGAAAAGGAGACGAAAGCAAGTGGGGTGCTCAACCAAAAGTCAGATTTGGGTCTTGAGTATGAGATTGATGCATTAGAAGTTGCAAGGCAAGTGGCTATACAAGTGGAACGGGAAGTTGTTGACTATAGAGAACCTTTTAGCAGCTCTCCTGAGGTCAATTCTGGAGAGATGACTGGTGCCTATAGCCCTGATGTTGAAGAAGGAAAGCAGGATCAATCAGTGATTGGTGAAGTGAATGGAAATAAATCACCAGCTCATGAAAAAGATCACTCTGGTAATGCCTCTTCTCTGAAGGAAGATGGTTCAGGAATCACAGAGAATATTAGCACTGATCCTGAAAAACCTGAGCAAGGTTTAGAGTCAAGTAAGTTGAATTTCTCTGTTCAAGAACCACTTGGCAAGTCTGGTGGGAATAGATGTATCTTTGATCTGAATGCAAATATTTCTGCTGGGGAATCTGATTGCTTAGTGAGGCCCATCCATGGGGTGCCAGTCAATGTGTCTGCACCCATAGCTGTTGTTGCTGCTCCAAAAGGGTCTCCAGGATTGCCAGTTACCCCTCTCCACTTTGGAGGTGAACTGGGATGGAAGGGCTCTGCTGCCACAAGTGCTTTTCGACCAGCATCCCCTCGAAGAACTCCAGATGGTGAAAAGATGCATTTGAGCCCTAAACAGAAACCAAGCTTCCTTGGGATTGATCTGAATGTGGCTGAAAGCGAGGATGATGTTGCTAATGAACCATTATCTGTGAAACAATTACCTGCTTCCTCTGGCTTGCCTTCTGGGGATTCTTCTATTGAAGTCAGTTCAAGACGAGCAGAAAGGCTGATGTTGGATCTTAACCGCCTTGGGGATGAGGATGCACCGACCGATTTATCCTCGAATTGGAAGATCCATCCCCAGATTGGGGATCAaagcttgtcttctccatcatcatcatcttcaagaCAGAATTCCATGAGAGACTTTGACTTGAATGATCACCCATTTTTCGTTGATGCTGGTGGTTCACATAACTTTGATAAACCATCTTGCGAGGCCCGTGGCACATCTGGAGGATCAAAACTAAAAGAACCTGTTATCACAATCATGGGTGCAAGAGTTCCTGTTGAAAGGAAGGATCGTGCCAACCAAGTTCAGCATGCCTTTCTTGGGGCCGGACTGAATATGAAGTCTGGGGTAGCTGCTAGAGCGGTGCTGCCTTACTCCCACCTGCCCCCACCTGCTTATGGGTATACTGGACTTGGGACAGGGCCTACCATGTCTATTCCTCCAGCATACTATGTACCTGGGAACATTCCTTACATGGTGGATTCTAAAGGAGTTCCTGTAACACGTTTTTTGGACCCAGGACTGAATGGTGCACCATCCGCAAGGCCGCCTTTTCTTATGAGTGTAACGAATGCACCTGCAAGTTCAAATTCGTATGGGGTTTTCCGACCTGGTCTGGATTTGAATTCTGGGATGGTGTCAGTGGAGGGTGGGGGCAGGGAAGGTGGAAGTTTTAAGCAATTCATTTGGCAAGGGCAGAATGGTTTGATGGAAGAACAAATGAGGACTTCGTCACAGCCTTCCAGTTCAGGGATGATACCGAAACGGAAGCAGCCAGACTCTGGGTGGGAGCCGTCTCATGCTTATGGTCACAAACAGGTGACATCATGGCAATAGCCTTTTTTCCCTCTTAAATTTTCATCTCTAGGCAGCTTGGTCATAGGACGTGCCTTCATTGGTCCTTGAAGGTGGTGGGCCAATTCAACCATgtgagaaagataaaaaaaataataataatgctgGTTATAGATATTTGATGGAATTTAAAAATGTAGGTTTAATTGTTTACATGCCTGTTCTTTGTTGTTGATTGATTATAGAGGCAATTTCAGCTGGTGGAAGCTGAATTCATGTATATCTTATAAATATTCTAACATAGTGAAGGGAGTTGTTGACTTTTTTGGAATTTGGTTATCATGGGTGTATAtgatagtaaatttttttttttgccatctcGAGTCCTGCTTAGTCTTTCACTTTTCATCAAGTGACTGAATCAATTATTGAAAGTATTCTTGCAAGAGCTTTCCGAggtggttgaagatttgaattGAAAGACTACTATTTCGTGCATTCCTGATCCATCTGATGTACTTATTTTTTGGGGGACTGGGCTTGGTCCGGCTTTGGATTCATTGATGTACATGTAAGTGCCAATTATTTACTTGCCAAAGTTTCTTTTAGATTGCGAGAACTGTTTGCGTTGGGATTGTCAATTAATCTGGTTGCTCGTGTACTTAAAGCAATGGTGCCAGGGCACCATCACTTTCATGGGGTTAAGTTATCCCTCTGGTACAGTATTATGGACTAGATATCCTCTTCACCATCCAAACTGTAAACCCTAGCCTTGGGAAggcttttatttatttgattatttatttattaatgctGAGAGCTTAATTACGGTTGTAAGATACCTCAGTACGAGGGGAAAGAAAAATAATGctaaaatttaaaactttgaaCATGCACGTTAAGGATTTGGTTAATTTGTGCAGGACCAAATATGTTTGTATTTTTCATTAGAATGAAAATGGCCGAAGgtctttccatcaaaaaaaaaaaaaaaggccgaaGGTCTGCCTATAAGCTGCAAATACGCCTACAGCATTGGCCTAGGGACTGCCTGCGTTGTACGGAGTGAGGATTTTCTGTGGAATGGGTGGGTTTTCTATGTGGTAGATGGGCTAAGTAAACCATGTAGAACAAGACTATCATTGGAAAATTGTGGCTTACTACCCAGCTGCCCCGCTAGGCTGTTgtttattattttgatcatggaaAGCTGCTGCTATGAATTGTAGAGGCCATGGTTTCTGTCCTCTCTTTTCTGTTGTCATGTAAGCCTCTCTATTTTCTTTCATCGTGGTTTAAAAAAGAGCTGTTGCAGTATTACTGTGGCTGTTATAATGGCTTCTGCCCCTCTTTTACATTGTTGTATATGATCACGGAAAAATAATAGTCGTTATATTGTGCCATCTACATGATCCATTATAATGCAAAatgccttcttctttttttccatcATTATAACACCATTGTAATAGCAACTATAATATTGATTACAAAAATACTTTAACATCCATTATAACCATTAAAATGGTTAATATTAGTTTTGTTGGGGGTCAGTTACAATGGAATAACCATTATCGAAACCTGGCTGCTGTTGGAAAACCCTCACCCTCTTGgaaccatcaaaatcaattccacaCATCCATGATGGAACTTGGTGCATATATGTATCATGTAGCTTGAGAATCATTGGTGCAAAACTTGCTGCAAAATAACTGTTCTCTACACTACTGCTCTTCACACAGAGGTACACGCACCCGTCGATTTATATCACTCACTCTCTCGGAGCGACAGATATGGTGAGAGGGTGATTCAAATATTGTTATCTCCTAAACTGGCAAGTGACCCTCCACCATGAATGACCTCCATTCTTTACTGCTTGATATCTATGTGAGCCTCTAATTGATCTTTTAATTTAATGTTAACTACTCCCACAAAACGGAGAATTCAGTCACCGAATAAGTGCTTAATTTCGTAGTTCTAGCTAAATATGGAGTATTTGTTCCATAGATTTCTACTTACCTACCGTAGTTGCAGGATTTCGCATAGCGAACTCCTTCGGATGTATTTGCTTACAAGTTATGTAAATTTCttgttaacaaaaaaaaaatgcatatatATCTATCTCTACTGCTTTCTAATGGAAGAAGGTTTATATGCTTCAAACATTTGTTTTGTTGTTAAGGTAGTTCTATGTAGCTGGACTTTTTCTAATTACAACAGTATTATTAATAATGCCTTCAATGAAACCACATTGcagttaaaataaataaataaatagatattgaCAAGTAAATCTTCATCAGTTGAGATTAGCAAATCAAATAAGGGAAAATCCAGGAGTTACCAATCCATTTCTATATCTCTATTCCACCTCAATGaatatttctccaaatatttaaagaCAATGTTCTTAATTGCATATCCTTAGTTGCCCAGATATCTTTATCCAATGAGGAATAAAGCCTTACATTCTCCGAGTCCGGCGTTTCTCGGACCCGGTTTTTATTCCCGCACCGATTTCTTATCTTCGGAATCCTTTCAAAATGCATCATGATCCGTGAAGAGCACGACTCATCGCCCCCCGCACTGATTAGCAATTCGACGTTAATCCGACGGCTGAATTTCCTCGTACGCACGTGTACCTGCAATAGGTCGAGCATCCATTGTATCCGCGTCATCGAAACAACATAAAAGGAGGGGCGATCGAGGGGAGAGGCGACGGCGAAGGCGAAGGCGAGGCGTATTGGAACGAAGGGGGTGAGCAAAGAGAGCTTAGAgacagagaaaggaagagagaatggGGTGGATCGGGGACAGCGTGGAGTCCATCCGATCTCTCCAGATCAGGCACCTCCTGACGCAAATCATAAGCCTCGGTTCGTCCAAGAATCCCACgatctcttcttcatcttcttctttttatgatttaattgatattttatacgcTCTCCGTGCAAATAGTTTGATCAACTGCTTTGTTCCCCCTTCTCTCGTTCATCAGTCGTGCTTCCGGTTTTTTAGATGACCCCAAAAACCCTTTTCTAAAACCCTTCTTGAATCTTCGAAACAATTTTCCTTCAAAAAAATAATGGATCTTTGAAAGCAATTAGTCGTCTCTAACTGTTGAATGGGAATGTGGGGGCAAAAAATTACTTGGTTTGGTAAGTAATTGATCCTTTTGATAATTTTCGGGCAGGGATGATTGTGACTTCAGCGCTGATCATATGGAAGGGCTTGATGTGTATTACCGGGAGTGAATCGCCTGTTGTGGTTGTTCTATCTGGAAGCATGGAGCCTGGGTTCAAGAGGGTGAGTAATATTTAATTAGAAGATATGTACCCAAAAAATATTAAACTAGAAGATGGTTCGAAACGTctgatagattgaattagttgTCCTATAACTAAATGCCGGAACTCGATTTGGTATATTGCTTTCAACTGCAAAGCAGCGATGTTTGACTTAAAATGTTGTGGCTAAAATTTGTTAAACGTAGTCAGGTATAGATATGTGACGAGTTTGGTGACGTTCTGGATATTTCTGTTTGCTTCTTTATACACCTTGGTATGAATTATTCTTAAAAGATTTCTTGTTCATAAGTTGTTGGGATGGGAGCACCTCTTTGCAACCCAGTATGGCTACAAACATAAAAGCAGATGTGTTTCTTTTTGGACCTCATGGGGCTTTCTAGAAAAAATGTTTCTTTCTAACTTTATGATTTATTAATGCAAGGTTTGAGATTCATATAGCAATTACTTTTTGTTTCTTTCTGTACTAGTCTGGGTACACTTTAATCTGAGGGTTCCATATTTGACTTCCTTGCATCTTATGCATCTATATGGTGTTTGAACAATCTTATTATTAAAATGCTGTCCTTATTGGTGGTTCCAAGATTTTGCCAGCGGATACAATATCCAGAGTACTTTTTGAATGCGTCTTCATATTATCCACCTTGATGTAATCTAGCATAGATGTTTTCCTTCCTGTATCTTTCCATTTGTATAGTCGGGTTTAGATGACAAGAAACTTCAATAATGCAAATTGTTAAAGTTTATTTTTACATGTCAAATAACTTAAGAAATCAAAATAAAGTCCTATGCCATGGTGAAAAAATAACTTATTATCGGCTTTTCACAGAGTAATTTGCCTCTGTATTCTTCACTAGCAAcacaaaattaaaagaaaatactttatGTTGTATATTTTAGGCTAAAATTGAATACATATTTTTAAACTTATTGGGAAAAATTCCGCTAAATCTTGCATTAGCATTCTGTGTTGACTGTTGAGGCTCCAGTTTGGTAAAATTTTGGTTTAAAACTGATAGATATTATCATTAATGCACCAGTCTGCTATGTGGAATGTTGTTCATGTAACTCATGTGTTATAAGCTTGTTAACCTCCAGGCCTGAGCATGCTGTTTCTTACCCGTGAATGAAACACTGTTGCCAAAATTTTTCTATTATAAGTGCCAAACTTCCACATTCTAGATTaagcatattttattaattagaaaaattgaAAGTTTGGCAACATTAATACCGTGGAATACAGTGTGTTGAGTATTTGTATGCTTAAATATGTCATATGTCTGTTGCATCTTTATTATTAAGAGAACGAGAATGACTATTTTCTATTTGCTATTGGTGCAGGGTGATATTCTATTCTTGCACATGAATAAGGATCCCATTCGTGCTGGAGAGATAGTTGTGTTTCATGTTGATGTAAGTGttttgttgttattattattattacgacCATGATGACTATGAGTACTACTACTACAATGACGATGACTAATACTACCACTACTACGATAACTACTACTACCATTAATGCCACCACCACTGCGATCATAACTAAGAATACTATGACTACTACTAGTATTATTGACAGATCATGTGTATTTTGTTTATTCATTTATTAGTCTTTATTCTATAGATAACTGCCTTGCCCGTTTATCAGAAGATGTTATATTTGAAACTTTAACTAAATGATGCTACCTATGTTTTTCCTGCATTTGATGAGTTTTGTTTTTTATCCATCTATTGTTCCATATTGATTACAGGTTGAGATTTTAAATCTGTTTCTCTCACATGTTTCTGCTGTGATATTGGCTAATTATTGCATAATGGAGCCGAAAATTTCTTGGCTAATCATTACTGAAACAATGTAAGCAAGCCAATTGTTATTGATTTTGTCTCTCCATCCTAGTTGACATTCATTCATCTCAAAGGGTCAATCTTGCGCCTTACTGAGAATGTTCATGAAATGATGAGTTTTTAACTCCTTTTCCTTTATGTACTTTTGTGTAATTCAATGATTCAATCTCTTGCCACAACCTTCATCTAGATTTGCCTGTCTTTCTCTTCTTTTAACCCCTTGTCATAGTTTGAAGTGTCACTGGATTAGTCAATGCATTGTTTTTTTCACAATACTGGATTGCCACTTTTGAGTATTGGCAAATTACATTGGAGCTATGTGAATTATGTAATATGAGTTCTGCCTCGTGATTGAGAATGTTAAGGGAAGATGTTGATATAGTCGGATGTTGATTTATTTCAGAAAAGTTTGGTAGTTTTGTTTTATTGctttcaattcacccccccccccccccctcctcttctttttttttttttttttccatctctaAGGTCATGTGGAGAGCACTGTGGTTGTGGAATTAAAATTGGAGGCAGAAAAGACTGACCCTAGAAATTGATAGGAATC is a genomic window containing:
- the LOC105055079 gene encoding uncharacterized protein, encoding MTLEDFFTLTEMKDGLSNLARVEELISMLQKLKDCIINNAGDAARQWSTVVGTLAATGSKGCLDHFVQLNGLCFLNQWLQEAQKCSINANDGVVEELIIKLLALLEKLPINSEKSNSSGVGITVERLLSHDNLLIKERAKILYNKWKHAENAEGSCSDSEKGENSHIEQPKPSDNAQIIEDGTSSVYPVFGISASKGGADDGSCKVESGGTESHQSDVTRCSDSLQKPDSIISERTCVQNQTETATSSTSADANVTLGDANSSGSSLISNSCQETLSVTEESSVCPAAGLPSSGTCSSQFARGEDDQPNVSVSKDASDADCVKEMKVNTVEENLSESAQIEICNVPPSSSLSASASEEIAATEPTVLCNLDSHKNEAHPLETGGPEPEIGGGDCRVPNCLGKQVAHVAKNFQDLYSQSCMIGKLDGSVNSQQREEDVENDGGIKNLGSEVDLKLSKGVVIPCHSSKEKETKASGVLNQKSDLGLEYEIDALEVARQVAIQVEREVVDYREPFSSSPEVNSGEMTGAYSPDVEEGKQDQSVIGEVNGNKSPAHEKDHSGNASSLKEDGSGITENISTDPEKPEQGLESSKLNFSVQEPLGKSGGNRCIFDLNANISAGESDCLVRPIHGVPVNVSAPIAVVAAPKGSPGLPVTPLHFGGELGWKGSAATSAFRPASPRRTPDGEKMHLSPKQKPSFLGIDLNVAESEDDVANEPLSVKQLPASSGLPSGDSSIEVSSRRAERLMLDLNRLGDEDAPTDLSSNWKIHPQIGDQSLSSPSSSSSRQNSMRDFDLNDHPFFVDAGGSHNFDKPSCEARGTSGGSKLKEPVITIMGARVPVERKDRANQVQHAFLGAGLNMKSGVAARAVLPYSHLPPPAYGYTGLGTGPTMSIPPAYYVPGNIPYMVDSKGVPVTRFLDPGLNGAPSARPPFLMSVTNAPASSNSYGVFRPGLDLNSGMVSVEGGGREGGSFKQFIWQGQNGLMEEQMRTSSQPSSSGMIPKRKQPDSGWEPSHAYGHKQVTSWQ